From Triticum urartu cultivar G1812 chromosome 2, Tu2.1, whole genome shotgun sequence, a single genomic window includes:
- the LOC125541506 gene encoding arogenate dehydratase 1-like, with product MAVVNFVKAHIGQSPKLQGRTPRRGSGVVRSSLQGAVVGNRAEWLTSCAVLSSKVAALAPHSTNSHLALAVAASNGAVLDLIPLETVDGSARHLPAPLRIADLSPAPMHGSELRVAYQGVPGAYSEKASGKAYPGSDAIPCDQFEVAFQAVENWIADRAVLPVENSLGGSIHRNYDLLLRHRLHIVGEVQLPVHHCLLVLPGVRKEDITRVISHPQALAQCEHTLTRMPGLNAAREAFDDTAGAAEHVAANSLRDTAAIASSRAAELYGMEVLADGIQDDSGNVTRFVMLAREPIVPRMDRPFKTSIVFAHDKEGTSVLFKVLSAFAFRDISLTKIESRPHRPIRLADDADSGTAPKQFEYMFYVDFQASLADPRVQNALAEVQEFTSFLRVLGSYPMDMTPMAAGVASPDSSSAYSSS from the coding sequence ATGGCTGTCGTGAATTTTGTCAAGGCGCACATTGGGCAGAGCCCAAAGCTACAGGGGCGTACTCCCAGGAGGGGCAGCGGCGTGGTCAGGAGCTCGCTGCAGGGCGCCGTCGTCGGGAACAGGGCGGAGTGGCTGACCAGCTGCGCGGTGCTCTCCAGCAAGGTGGCCGCGCTCGCCCCCCACTCCACCAACAGCCACCTCGCGCTGGCGGTGGCGGCTTCGAACGGCGCGGTGCTGGACTTGATCCCTCTGGAGACTGTTGATGGCAGCGCACGCCACCTGCCGGCGCCCCTGCGGATCGCGGACCTGTCCCCGGCGCCCATGCACGGCTCGGAGCTGCGCGTGGCgtaccagggcgtgcctggggcgTACAGCGAGAAGGCGTCCGGAAAAGCCTACCCGGGCTCCGACGCCATCCCGTGCGACCAGttcgaggtggcgttccaggccGTGGAGAACTGGATCGCGGACCGCGCCGTGCTCCCCGTGGAGAACTCGCTCGGCGGCAGCATCCACCGCAACTACGACCTCCTGCTCCGCCACCGCCTGCACATCGTCGGCGAGGTGCAGCTCCCCGTGCACCACTGCCTCCTCGTGCTCCCGGGCGTGCGCAAGGAGGACATCACCCGCGTCATCAGCCACCCGCAGGCGCTGGCGCAGTGCGAGCACACGCTCACCCGCATGCCCGGCCTCAACGCTGCCCGCGAGGCCTTCGACGACACGGCCGGCGCCGCCGAGCACGTGGCCGCCAACAGCCTCCGCGACACGGCTGCCATCGCGTCCTCCCGCGCCGCCGAGCTGTACGGCATGGAGGTGCTCGCCGACGGCATCCAGGACGACTCCGGCAACGTCACGCGGTTCGTGATGCTGGCCCGGGAGCCCATCGTGCCGCGCATGGACCGGCCATTCAAGACCAGCATCGTGTTCGCGCACGACAAGGAGGGCACCTCTGTGCTCTTCAAGGTGCTCTCCGCCTTCGCCTTCCGTGACATCAGCCTCACCAAGATCGAGAGCCGGCCGCACCGGCCCATCCGCCTTGCCGACGATGCCGACAGCGGCACCGCCCCGAAGCAGTTCGAGTACATGTTCTACGTGGACTTCCAGGCCTCCCTGGCCGACCCGCGCGTGCAGAATGCACTTGCTGAGGTCCAGGAGTTCACGTCGTTCTTGCGGGTGCTCGGGAGCTACCCCATGGACATGACACCTATGGCTGCCGGCGTTGCCTCACCCGATTCCTCGTCGGCTTATTCGTCTTCTTGA